The Chitinophaga flava genome has a segment encoding these proteins:
- a CDS encoding Crp/Fnr family transcriptional regulator gives MTDLSSFQRAIYKFYPLSLAEWEDFSTKVIIKKFNKGDFLIREGQVENFIYFLQKGATRSYFIKDGKEFTVDFLFEGEMVTAYYSFITREPSTIFIEVLEDTEVIAIPYRFLQEFYAKYHNGDKIGRLIAEYQYMKRLRKEMELLSRTAEERYAALMERNPVLIQQISVKHLSSYLGIQPESLSRIRRQQSRN, from the coding sequence ATGACAGACCTCTCTTCCTTCCAGCGTGCCATCTACAAATTTTATCCGCTTTCTCTGGCGGAATGGGAAGATTTTTCTACCAAAGTCATCATCAAAAAATTCAATAAAGGTGATTTCCTCATCCGGGAAGGGCAGGTAGAGAACTTTATCTATTTCCTGCAGAAAGGGGCTACCCGTAGTTATTTCATCAAAGATGGTAAAGAGTTTACGGTGGATTTTCTTTTTGAAGGGGAGATGGTGACCGCTTACTATTCTTTTATCACGAGAGAGCCCAGTACGATTTTTATTGAAGTATTGGAAGATACTGAAGTGATAGCGATACCTTACCGGTTTTTACAGGAGTTTTACGCGAAATACCATAATGGGGATAAGATCGGCCGGCTGATTGCGGAATACCAGTATATGAAGCGGCTGAGGAAAGAAATGGAGCTGTTGTCACGTACGGCAGAGGAACGTTATGCGGCGCTGATGGAGCGTAATCCTGTGTTGATACAGCAGATATCCGTTAAACATTTGTCTTCTTATCTGGGTATCCAGCCCGAGAGCCTGAGCCGTATCCGCAGGCAACAGTCCCGAAACTAA
- a CDS encoding DoxX family protein, whose product MKPQIVLVVIFVAALLVAKLVTGAWQLIFSGNLAMCCMLCFTALGHFMFAKGMTMMIPPFIPFRKAWVYITGVAEVLMGIALMIPSQRTLAAYILILFFILILPANIYAAIKHVNLEKGTFDGPGPGYLWYRVPEQLFFVAWVYFFSIQGF is encoded by the coding sequence ATGAAACCTCAGATCGTATTAGTGGTAATATTTGTGGCAGCCCTGCTGGTGGCTAAACTGGTCACCGGCGCGTGGCAGCTGATATTCAGTGGCAACCTCGCCATGTGCTGTATGTTATGCTTCACAGCCCTCGGACATTTTATGTTTGCCAAAGGTATGACCATGATGATCCCGCCTTTTATCCCCTTTAGAAAAGCATGGGTGTATATCACCGGCGTGGCGGAAGTACTGATGGGAATTGCCTTGATGATACCATCACAGCGGACGCTGGCAGCCTATATCTTAATCCTCTTTTTTATCCTGATACTGCCGGCTAATATTTATGCCGCCATCAAACATGTGAACCTGGAAAAGGGCACCTTTGACGGCCCCGGCCCTGGCTACCTCTGGTACCGGGTGCCTGAACAGCTGTTTTTTGTCGCATGGGTATATTTCTTTTCCATTCAAGGATTTTAA
- a CDS encoding DUF4262 domain-containing protein — translation MSNDHCQHLPISKEKIQKKIDQYGCFIVQIQEDDYLPAFVYTIGLYQQYGHPEIICFGLSVEVMASLLNDACDLIKKGQSFAPGTSYDDFLDNYPVQFITVDQAYYPYYLGTGCFFYGHNRFPALQLIWPDKQSLFPWEPEFNPNWLRKQPLLDRNSDFMFQEEKNLAVFTSRQILEGSPILYIYHDEDGDWQFLNEEETKEQDVRIVALSEIAKIDPGIKELHLLSYGQRAWRASPKDKWQWE, via the coding sequence ATGTCAAACGATCACTGTCAGCATCTTCCTATATCAAAAGAAAAAATACAGAAAAAAATAGATCAGTATGGATGTTTTATTGTACAGATTCAGGAAGATGACTATCTGCCTGCTTTCGTATATACCATAGGGTTATACCAGCAATACGGACACCCTGAAATTATTTGCTTTGGTCTTTCTGTTGAGGTGATGGCCAGCCTGTTGAACGATGCCTGTGATCTCATCAAAAAAGGTCAATCCTTTGCTCCTGGTACATCGTATGATGATTTCCTGGACAACTACCCGGTTCAATTTATTACAGTAGATCAGGCTTATTACCCTTACTACCTGGGAACAGGTTGTTTTTTCTATGGCCACAACCGTTTTCCTGCCCTTCAGCTGATATGGCCCGACAAACAATCGCTGTTTCCATGGGAGCCGGAATTTAATCCCAACTGGCTACGGAAACAACCGTTGCTTGATCGGAATAGTGATTTTATGTTTCAGGAAGAAAAAAACCTTGCTGTATTCACTTCCCGTCAGATACTGGAAGGCAGCCCGATTCTTTATATATACCACGATGAAGACGGAGACTGGCAATTCCTCAATGAAGAAGAAACCAAGGAGCAGGATGTACGGATAGTAGCGCTTTCCGAAATCGCAAAGATAGATCCCGGTATAAAAGAATTACATCTGCTTTCATATGGTCAAAGGGCCTGGAGGGCTTCCCCTAAAGATAAGTGGCAATGGGAGTGA